The sequence TTGATCCAGAGATATGGGTCAGATGCCATTCGTTATTTCTTGCTGCGTGAGATGCAAGTAGGAACAGATGGGACATACTCGGAGGATAATGTGGTAGAACGGCTAAACAGCGATTTAGCAAACGATTTCGGGAATTTTATATCTCGAAGTCTGGCCATGGTTGTTAAGTTTAGAGATGGAATAGTCCCTCCTTCCGGTCAAGAACAAGCTCTGGAACTGGAATTAAAGGCTTTAAGTACTGAGGTCAAAAAAGCCGTGGATAAAAGCTTAAGGAAATGTGATCCTGCAAGTGCACTGGAAGAAATATGGCGGTTTGTCGCAAGATGCAATAAGTATGTTGATGAGACAGCTCCCTGGTCTCTAGCTAAACAAGAGGATCAGAGGGAACGCTTAGACACGGTTCTTTACACCTTTGTAGAATGTATTAGGATCATGGCAATTCTGACAGCTCCGTTTATGCCTGGTATACCCTCTAAGATTTGCGGGTTGCTTGGCAAAGATGAAAGACTCATCAAATGGGAAGAAGCAGATCAATGGGGTATTCTTGAAGAGGGGATCAAGGTACAAAAGGGAGAACCTCTCTTTCCAAGAATTGATATGACTGAATATTTAACACCAGAGGAGACGAAAACGGTGGATGAAAAACAGAACGCTCCCATAGAAAGTTTAGAAATGCCTGTTCTTGGATTTGAACCGATTAAAGAAGAAATCAGTATTGATGAATTTGCTAAAATTGATTTGCGTGTAGGAAAAGTCGTAAGTGCGGAAAAAGTAGAAAAAACAGATAAGCTGATGAAGTTAGAAGTTGAAATAGCAGGAGAAGTTCGTACAATAGTCTCCGGTATTGCCAAACATTATTCGGCAGAGGATCTAATCAATCAGTATGTCGTTGTAGTTGCTAATCTAAAACCTACCAAGCTAAGAGGAATTACGTCCCAGGGGATGATATTAGCAGCCTCACAAGGAGAAGTCTTGGAAGTGCTTACGGTCAACAAGAGACTTCCCGGAGGGGCGCGGGTAAAATGATTTGGGATACACATGCGCATATCGATGATCCCAGCTATGCTGAAGATTTTCAGGAAGTTTTACTTCGAATTCAGTCAGCTCAAATTTCAAGGATAACAAATGTTGGTTATGATTTGCCTTCCTCGGAAAGATCTGTAAGATTAACCGAGGACTACAATTTTATCTACGCAGCGATTGGAATACATCCTCATAACGCTCAAGATGTTAAAGTGGATACCTGGAATAGGCTGTTAGAGCTTGCTAAGCAGCCAAAAGTTCTGGCTTGGGGTGAAATTGGTCTGGATTACTACCGGGATTTATCTCCACGGCCTATTCAAAAAGAGGTATTTATTCAACAGATAAAGCTCGCTAATGAAATTGGGTTGCCGATTGTCATCCATAATCGCGATGCCCACCAGGATGTCTTAGAAATCGTTAGGGCTAATCCTCCAAAGTATGGGGGAGTATTTCACTGTTACTCAGGATCCTGGGAAATGGCGGATATTCTTTTGAAGTTAGGATTTTATTTGTCTTTTGCTGGGCCCATTACGTATAAAAACGCGCGCCATACCGTCGAGGTTGCCAAGCGCATCCCCTTAGATAGAATGTTGGTAGAAACAGATTCCCCCTATTTAACCCCGGAGCCACGCCGGGGAAAACGTAACGAACCCACCTATGTTCGAGAAATTGTGCGGAAATTATCAGAAATAAAAAATTTGAGCTTTGAGGATGTAGCATTTGCAACTATGCAAAATGCGGAAACGATCTTTAGACTAAAAGAACCTTCATTTTAGAAGGTTCTTTTTTTTGTAAAAACTTCATACGCTTTTTGTAAGGAGGGGTAAAATGTATTCTTTGCCGATTACTACTTATTCCGATTATTGGCGTAAAACAAAGGCATTGAGCGTATACTTTGGGAGTTTAGCAGTATTAGCCGCAGGTACCAGGTATTCATCACTATATGAAGCGGATAGCGGGAAGACGCTTAAACCATCAGTACAATTAGTTGATTCCATAAGTTTAAAAAGTGTAAGAACGAATGACTTCACTGAAGGTACTCAAACAGTTAAAAAAGGTAGTGAGAGTTTAGTTAAGCAAGGATTGAATAAACCTAGGCAAATTAGCCGGGGATTCCAAGGCCTCAGCCCGCAGGAACCTAGTGAAATTGATCAATCGGCATCGCGAAGCTTGAATTTGCAATCAGGTGATATAGAGTCAAGGACGAGTAAAATAGCAATAGTTGATATGGAGTTGCCCTTTAAAACCGAATTTGTTGAATCCGAGAAAATTCCACCGGGAACTAGCCAGATCCAGGTAAAAGGGGAAAATGGCACTAGACGTCAAGTTATCAAGACCTTTGAGATCGATGGACAACCTGTAGATCAGCAAATTCAATCATTCTATGAACTTAAAAAGCCAAAGAATGAAGTCGTTCTCCGAAACACTCAACCCATTCCGAAGAAAAAGGTTATTATTGACAACTCAAAGCTTGAAGCTGGCAAGTTAGAGTTGGATTTGAGTAAGTTGAGTATTGCTAAAACTTTAAACGTTGAAGCAACTGCCTATACATTTACGGGAAATAATACAGCAACAGGTATTAAACCGAGAGAAGGGTTGATTGCAGTCGATCCTAGAGTAATAGCTATGGGAAGCCAGGTTTATGTTGAAGGGTACGGATATGCAATAGCTGCGGATACCGGCGGAAATATTCGTGGCAATAAAATTGATGTCTTTTTCTCAACGCTAAGACAATGTATTGATTGGGGCCGAAAGCCCGTAAGAATACATATTTTAAATACCAAATAATGTAAAAATATTTTGACAAGTGACCACCTATGCCTTAAAATGAAGTTGTTATCAGTGATTTTGGAGGGATTTAATGTTTCAGAAGAATCCAACTCAGGTAGTAACCTTAGTTCGGAAATCTCGTATTGCTCAGATTGCAGTTGCTTTGGTCGGTATCCTACTGGTTGCAGGCATAACGGTTTTATACAATGTGAAGACTATCAATGCCAATATAGATGGGAAACAGGTTTGTATCAGAACTCTTTATGGGACAGTAGGCCAGGCACTTGAGCATTCGTCGAAAATTGAGTTTTATCCAGAAGATATTGTGAGTCCTTCAATAGATACTAAAGTTACCAATGGGATGGCAGTTAATGTACAAAGTAGCGTTCCAGTTAATCTCTCAGTTGATGGTCAGATTTTTAACACCCGAACAGCTAAAGAAACAGTAGGTGAAGCTCTTAGCGAGTTATCAGAACGTTATAAGCTTGAGATCAAAGATGTGGATGAAGTCAATGTTGCATTATCGGAATCAGTAACTGATAACATGGATATCCAAGTATTGAGATCAATCCCTATTAAAGTTAGTGCTGACGGAAAAAAAATAGATACTTATATTGCACCACGAACTGTGGCTGACGCTCTCAACAAGCTTGGTATAACCTTAGGGGCAGAAGATAGAATTTCTTTAGCTCTTGACCATATGTTGGAACCTAATGACCAACTGAATGTGGTTCGGGTTACCCATCCTATTGAGACCGTAAAAAGTGAGATCCCCTATCAAATAGTTGCCCAACCTGCTGATTATCCTCTTGGCTTACCGGATAGACTAGTCAGTCGGGGCTCTAACGGTCTTCAAGAACAGACAGTAAGACTGACACTTGAGGATGGAAAAGAAGTAGATCGTCAAATACTCAACCAACGGGTTGTGAAACCTCCCACAAACCAAGTTGTTTCCCGTGGTACACAGACGACAATTTCGAGGGGGGGTAATACCATTAGCTTTAAACGTGCTTATGTCATGAAAGCGTCTGCCTATTGTATGCCCGGAGGGAGAACTGCTACCGGTGCATCGGTAGGTAAAGGAATTATTGCAGTTGACCCTAGAGTGATTCCTCTAGGAAAGTCAGTTTATGTTGAAGGATATGGTTATGCCCAAGCTCTTGATACCGGAGGAGCAATTCGTGGAGAGCGTGTCGACCTTTATATGGATTCTAAACAAGCTGCTTTATCATGGGGAGTTCGAACCGTCACAGTATATGTTCAATAAATTCAGCCCTTTTATAAAACTTTAAGCCGTTACTTAAACTTAAATAAAATGGAAAGAAGCCTTAGGTCAAGCCAAGGCTTCTTTTTTGTTGAGAACAGAAAGTATATCTTTATTTATCAGCACATAATCATTAAAAAGAATCGCTAATTGGGGGAGTGCTAAAATGCGATGGCCGAAGGTTATTATTGGAACAAAGCTAGCTATTTTACTTGTTATTGGTGTTATGAGTACACTAATACTCTCGGTATTTTGGCAAGGCTCAGCAGCAGTAATTAATCAATTTGAAAACCGTTATGTAGTAATGCTTGATCCTGGGCACGGAGGGTATGATCCTGGAGCAGTTTCATCTCAAGGTGTCTATGAAAAAGCCATTAATCTTAAGATTGCCCAGAAAGTTAAGGAGATGTTGCAACCAAGTGGTATAGAAGTTTTCCTTACACGGGAGGAAGATCTTGATTATGTTCCGGATGGAGTTAAAGGAAAGACGACCAAGAAGCAAATTGATTTAAATCATCGTATTGAAATGGCAAAAGAAGAGAAGGCGGATATATTTGTAAGCCTACATGTCAATGCAACTAAAACAGGTCAAAATTCCGGTGCAGAAACTTTTTTTCATTATAAATCAGAATCTGGAAAAAGATTGGCGGAATTAATCCAACAAGAAATGATTAAAATAAATGGGATGAATCGTAGGGTTGCAAAACCTGGAGATTTTTATATTATCAAAAATACTAGTATGCCCGCTGTAATTGTAGAGGTAGGTTATCTTTCTAGTGCTAAAGAACAGAAGAAGTTGCAACAGACTTGGTATCAAGAACAACTATCTAGAGCAATTGCCAAAGGTATTTCTAATTATTTTGATCTTCCATAATTAGCTTGAATAGGATATTAACGTACAATCCTTATATACATAACCTCTTTTTGAAGCGGGGAAGATAAAGTCAGTTACCGAATCTAGATTAAGGAGTTGAAGTGAAGCATGAAACGGTTTCTGACTTTATTAGCGAGTAGTGCCTTGGTTTTAAGCCTTTCTTTGGCGGGATGTACAAATGTTCAACCACCGGCTGCTCCGGAAGCCCCTGAGCAAACAACACAATTGCCGGAAGCCGAAGCAGGAGCAACACGTGATTCTGTATTAGGTCCCGAGAAGCGGGTAGTCATGGGTTTTTATACTGACCAGGAGGGACCTGTGCCCAGCTCAAAAGAATCTACATTAAAAAATGCAAAACTATTGGATGAAGTTGCGTTTTTTTGGTATTCCTTTGATGCAAACGGTAAAGTTATTCCGACTGGAGACATTGATCTGAAGTTAAAAGATCAAGTTCAGAAGAATGGCTCCAAAGCCTATGCCTTAGTGCATAACATGAAATTAAAAGGGACTGTCGGCTTTGATGAGAATTTAGCTCATAGTATGCTATCTAACCCTGGAAAAAGGTCTAACCTAGTTGCCAATTTAGTTAATCTGACAACGAAGGATAATTGGGATGGTATTTCTATTGACATTGAAAAAACCCCGCCCGGAGATCGTGACAATTTCTCGGCCTTTGTTGCAGAACTTAAAAAAGCCTTGCAAGCAAAGGACAAAGTTTTAAACATTTCTATTCCTGCAAAATTTGCAGATTATCCATCTGACCTTTGGTCGGGAGCTTATGATTATGCAGCAATCGGAAAATCTGCTGACCAAATCATTCTTATGACTTATGATGAGCATGGGCTGGGAACAACTCAAGGACCTGTGGCATCGGAAGGATGGGTTGATCGGGTTATTAAATTTGCAGTAGGAAAAATTCCTAAAGAAAAAATTGTAATGGGTCTGCCAGTTTACTCCTTTGACTGGGGAACCAATAAGCCAACAATGCCGGACTATCTGTCTTACGCCCAAACTGTTGAGAGGGCTAAGAAACATGGGGTAGAGATCCATACTGACCCAAATGCTAAAGTCCCGCAATTTACCTACACAGCAAATGGGATTCGTCACGAAGTTTACTTTGAGAATATCGCCAGCTTAAGAGCAAAAATGGATGATGCGCTTAAGTATAAACTACATGGTGTTGCCGTCTGGCGTTTAGGAATGGAAGATCCTCAGATTTGGGAACAGCTTCTGAAAACCTACGGAACGAACAAAGAGACCCAAGAAAAGAAATAATTCGAAAGAACTTGAGCCCCCACTTAAAAGTGGGGGCTTTTATTTGAGTATTTGAACATTCTCGGTTAAGATATAAGAGTTGAAAACGGAGGAATCAAGGATGATAAAGGAACTTATAGTTGTTGAAGGGAAAAATGACGCTCATGCAGTGCGCTTAGCCCTTGGTGAAGTGGATATAATATGGACTGATGGTTATGGGCTTACGAGAAAAAAACTTGAATACATCGCAGAAATGGCCAATCGACAAGGTGTAATTGTATTTACTGACCCAGATACTGTTGGGGAACAGATTCGCAATCGTATTCGTAGGCACGTGCCCAAGGCAAAGCATGTTTACTTAACCAGAAAAGTCGCAACAAAGCAAGGGGATATTGGGGTTGAGAACGCAGCCCTGGAGGAAATTCGACGTGCCTTTGCGCAGATCCGGCAAGAGCAGTTTGAAATTGGTCAGTTTAGTATAGATGATTTAATACTAGTTGGTCTTGCAGGAACCGGGCATGCTAAAGAATATCGCTTCGAACTTGGTCGTAAGTTAGGAATTGGAGATTGTAATGCAAAACAATTTCTCCATCGCTTAAACAGGTTTGGAATTTCTCGACAGGAGTTTTTTCAAGTACTGAAGGAGGTGCAACATGGAGAGCGCCGCTGAATATACTCAACGT comes from Desulfosporosinus meridiei DSM 13257 and encodes:
- the metG gene encoding methionine--tRNA ligase, with the protein product MKYYITTPIFYPNSSPHIGTAYTTVAADALARYHRLQGNQVYFLTGTDENAQKIVRTAEANNTDTKSYVDGVVERFKDLWRALDISNDDFIRTTEERHQKVVQQIFTKLYEQGDIYKSEYSGWYCTPCETFWMENKLNEGKCPNADCGRDVELLKEESYFFRLSKYQGALLDYINTHSDFIQPVSRRNEMVKFIEGGLEDLCVSRTTFQWGIKVPFDPKHVVYVWLDALINYISALGYPDGENYKNYWPADVHIMGKDIVRFHAIIWPIILMAIDVPLPKVIYGHGWYLTKDGGKISKSRGNVQDSFALIQRYGSDAIRYFLLREMQVGTDGTYSEDNVVERLNSDLANDFGNFISRSLAMVVKFRDGIVPPSGQEQALELELKALSTEVKKAVDKSLRKCDPASALEEIWRFVARCNKYVDETAPWSLAKQEDQRERLDTVLYTFVECIRIMAILTAPFMPGIPSKICGLLGKDERLIKWEEADQWGILEEGIKVQKGEPLFPRIDMTEYLTPEETKTVDEKQNAPIESLEMPVLGFEPIKEEISIDEFAKIDLRVGKVVSAEKVEKTDKLMKLEVEIAGEVRTIVSGIAKHYSAEDLINQYVVVVANLKPTKLRGITSQGMILAASQGEVLEVLTVNKRLPGGARVK
- a CDS encoding TatD family hydrolase, whose translation is MIWDTHAHIDDPSYAEDFQEVLLRIQSAQISRITNVGYDLPSSERSVRLTEDYNFIYAAIGIHPHNAQDVKVDTWNRLLELAKQPKVLAWGEIGLDYYRDLSPRPIQKEVFIQQIKLANEIGLPIVIHNRDAHQDVLEIVRANPPKYGGVFHCYSGSWEMADILLKLGFYLSFAGPITYKNARHTVEVAKRIPLDRMLVETDSPYLTPEPRRGKRNEPTYVREIVRKLSEIKNLSFEDVAFATMQNAETIFRLKEPSF
- a CDS encoding 3D domain-containing protein is translated as MYSLPITTYSDYWRKTKALSVYFGSLAVLAAGTRYSSLYEADSGKTLKPSVQLVDSISLKSVRTNDFTEGTQTVKKGSESLVKQGLNKPRQISRGFQGLSPQEPSEIDQSASRSLNLQSGDIESRTSKIAIVDMELPFKTEFVESEKIPPGTSQIQVKGENGTRRQVIKTFEIDGQPVDQQIQSFYELKKPKNEVVLRNTQPIPKKKVIIDNSKLEAGKLELDLSKLSIAKTLNVEATAYTFTGNNTATGIKPREGLIAVDPRVIAMGSQVYVEGYGYAIAADTGGNIRGNKIDVFFSTLRQCIDWGRKPVRIHILNTK
- a CDS encoding 3D domain-containing protein, translated to MFQKNPTQVVTLVRKSRIAQIAVALVGILLVAGITVLYNVKTINANIDGKQVCIRTLYGTVGQALEHSSKIEFYPEDIVSPSIDTKVTNGMAVNVQSSVPVNLSVDGQIFNTRTAKETVGEALSELSERYKLEIKDVDEVNVALSESVTDNMDIQVLRSIPIKVSADGKKIDTYIAPRTVADALNKLGITLGAEDRISLALDHMLEPNDQLNVVRVTHPIETVKSEIPYQIVAQPADYPLGLPDRLVSRGSNGLQEQTVRLTLEDGKEVDRQILNQRVVKPPTNQVVSRGTQTTISRGGNTISFKRAYVMKASAYCMPGGRTATGASVGKGIIAVDPRVIPLGKSVYVEGYGYAQALDTGGAIRGERVDLYMDSKQAALSWGVRTVTVYVQ
- a CDS encoding N-acetylmuramoyl-L-alanine amidase family protein translates to MRWPKVIIGTKLAILLVIGVMSTLILSVFWQGSAAVINQFENRYVVMLDPGHGGYDPGAVSSQGVYEKAINLKIAQKVKEMLQPSGIEVFLTREEDLDYVPDGVKGKTTKKQIDLNHRIEMAKEEKADIFVSLHVNATKTGQNSGAETFFHYKSESGKRLAELIQQEMIKINGMNRRVAKPGDFYIIKNTSMPAVIVEVGYLSSAKEQKKLQQTWYQEQLSRAIAKGISNYFDLP
- a CDS encoding glycosyl hydrolase family 18 protein — protein: MKRFLTLLASSALVLSLSLAGCTNVQPPAAPEAPEQTTQLPEAEAGATRDSVLGPEKRVVMGFYTDQEGPVPSSKESTLKNAKLLDEVAFFWYSFDANGKVIPTGDIDLKLKDQVQKNGSKAYALVHNMKLKGTVGFDENLAHSMLSNPGKRSNLVANLVNLTTKDNWDGISIDIEKTPPGDRDNFSAFVAELKKALQAKDKVLNISIPAKFADYPSDLWSGAYDYAAIGKSADQIILMTYDEHGLGTTQGPVASEGWVDRVIKFAVGKIPKEKIVMGLPVYSFDWGTNKPTMPDYLSYAQTVERAKKHGVEIHTDPNAKVPQFTYTANGIRHEVYFENIASLRAKMDDALKYKLHGVAVWRLGMEDPQIWEQLLKTYGTNKETQEKK
- the rnmV gene encoding ribonuclease M5, yielding MIKELIVVEGKNDAHAVRLALGEVDIIWTDGYGLTRKKLEYIAEMANRQGVIVFTDPDTVGEQIRNRIRRHVPKAKHVYLTRKVATKQGDIGVENAALEEIRRAFAQIRQEQFEIGQFSIDDLILVGLAGTGHAKEYRFELGRKLGIGDCNAKQFLHRLNRFGISRQEFFQVLKEVQHGERR